The Heliomicrobium gestii DNA window TTGCCGAAGCAATGGCGCTGGTTAGGCCGGCGATAGCGATGATGATGCCGGAAATACTTGCAAGGTTCTCTTGACTTGCCCCCATTTGCTGGATGTAGAGCGGCAAAATGGGTCCGATGCAATTGATCGCAAACTGCGTCAAAAACAGGACAAGCAGCATCAGTTTCAAATCCGTTAAAGACCAGACATCGTGGAAGGTCTCTTTCAAAGAAGACGCCTTTGCTTTTGTAGAAGGGGAAAACGTTTCCTTTACGGAAAAGTGAATGACAATAAAGGAGAGGATACAAAGTCCGCCAAAAACAAGAAAGGGCTGCCGGTAGCCAAAGTGATCGGCGATCACGCCGCCGATCATAGGGCCGGTTGCGCCGCCGACGATAAGCGATGTTTGCAATAATCCCACAGTAGAGGGAATTTTCTCTTTGGGGGCCATACTCACAGCCAGGGCGGTAACGGAAGCCGAAAAACCGCCGCATAGACCTTGGAGCATCCGCAATGTCAACATTTGATAGACATTCGTAACAAGGGACATGGTGATGATGAAGAGGCCAAACAGAAGTAACGTTTTTTCGACCATCGGTTTTCGTCCCTTGCGATCGGCGATGGCGCCCCAGAAGGGATTGGACAGGGCGGCGCAGAAGGCAGCGGCGCCAATCAGGATTCCAGACCACATGGCCGCTTCGGCCGTATCGGTGACACCAAGATGGCTGACAAACAGGGGCAAAAAAGAAATAACGCCGGTGATCGCGCTCATGCCGATGAATTGAGCGGTCCACAGGATTCCAAGATTTCGTTTCCATTCAGCGGCTGCCATAGGGGCCCTTCTTTCTGCAGTTACGTTTCGGTCAGATGAGGATGGAAAATGTTTGACTATTTAGAAAATACCTGTGTTCTATTACCCTGAAATTATAACGCCGGTGCAGATAAAATCAAATCACCAAATCACTTTTGTGTCCTATAAACAAGGAAAGCAGGCCAAATGAAACAATTGGTCT harbors:
- a CDS encoding MFS transporter, which translates into the protein MAAAEWKRNLGILWTAQFIGMSAITGVISFLPLFVSHLGVTDTAEAAMWSGILIGAAAFCAALSNPFWGAIADRKGRKPMVEKTLLLFGLFIITMSLVTNVYQMLTLRMLQGLCGGFSASVTALAVSMAPKEKIPSTVGLLQTSLIVGGATGPMIGGVIADHFGYRQPFLVFGGLCILSFIVIHFSVKETFSPSTKAKASSLKETFHDVWSLTDLKLMLLVLFLTQFAINCIGPILPLYIQQMGASQENLASISGIIIAIAGLTSAIASASMGMLSRRFSPKQILVVSSLLGGISFFGQLVAHDLITLAVLRAINGLCIGAMIPTSNTIVTYLIPESKQGAAFGITSGASLMGNLLGPLSAGILSMVFGLSSIFWSTALLFFFVSLLLFMRQEARPDTGLEGNRFPSAAPVKQ